Proteins encoded by one window of Aphidius gifuensis isolate YNYX2018 linkage group LG2, ASM1490517v1, whole genome shotgun sequence:
- the LOC122849692 gene encoding alkaline phosphatase-like → MFGIIFLITLLIINLKSTTSLEDSKYWSKSAEQEIKESLSYKWNENIAKNVIIFIGDGMSIDTITASRIYHKGETNYLGWEKFPHIGLIKTYNTNKKVPDSASTATALFSGIKTNFNVIGVNVNVELNDCDASLNTSNHVESIIGWAQKAGKHTGFVTTTRVTHATPAPLYAHCPNRGWECENKIPNDSKKCKDIARQLVEDYPGKNIRVIMGGGRQVLQSNVTSKEHDPIDTWACYSSDGRDLISDWANDKKQQNVNYKIIENNEQLKNIEADKIDYLLGIFANGHMSMDWERQNGPDGQPSLEEMTTAAIEVLKKSKNGYLLVVEGGLIDFAHHRGHAAQALRETARLSDAVSKTLKLVDTDETLVIVTSDHSHSMSFNGYADRESSILGIAMKSKYDKIPFTTLTYATGGINNLAYEINIENNKSQRIDPSKSDTTAFNYSQQAAIITDEALHGGGDVPVYAIGPFGHLLHSTHEQNYVAHVIAYASKIGPYANSDTSNFHSFNKNFILVSILFISIIINKYFFTNFT, encoded by the exons ATGtttggaataatatttttgataaccctgctaataataaatttaaaatcaacaacatcattagaag atTCGAAATATTGGAGTAAATCAGCTGAgcaagaaataaaagaatcaTTGTCATATAAATGGAACGAAAACATTGCTAAAAAtgtcataatatttattggtgATGGAATGAGTATTGACACAATAACAGCAAGTAGAATTTACCACAAAGGAGAAACGAATTATCTTGGTTGGGAAAAGTTTCCCCATATTGGATTAATCAAG acttacaatacaaataaaaaagtaccTGATTCAgcatcaacagcaacagcatTATTCAGTGGAATCAAAACAAATTTCAATGTCATTGGTGTTAATGTTAATGTCGAGTTGAATGATTGTGATGCTAGTTTAAATACCAGTAATCATGTTGAATCGATAATTGGCTGGGCTCAAAAAGCAGGAAAACATAcag GATTTGTCACAACAACCAGAGTAACACATGCAACACCAGCACCACTTTATGCACACTGTCCAAATCGTGGATGGgagtgtgaaaataaaattccaaatgATTCGAAAAAATGTAAAGATATTGCTAGACAGCTGGTGGAAGATTATcctggaaaaaatataaga GTTATTATGGGTGGTGGACGACAAGTATTACAATCAAATGTAACATCAAAAGAACATGATCCAATTGATACATGGGCATGTTACAGTAGTGATGGAAGAGATTTAATATCAGACTGGgctaatgataaaaaacaacaaaatgttaattataaaatcattgaaaataatgaacaacttaaaaatattgaagcagataaaattgattatcttTTGGGTATATTTGCAAATGGACATATGAGTATGGATTGGGAAAGACAAAATGGTCCAGATGGTCAACCAAGTCTTGAAGAAATGACAACAGCTGCAattgaagttttaaaaaaatctaaaaatggATATTTACTTgtg gTTGAAGGTGGACTTATTGATTTTGCTCATCATCGAGGACATGCTGCACAAGCACTGAGAGAAACAGCAAGATTATCAGATGCTGTTAGTAAAACATTAAAACTTGTTGATACTGATGAGACACTTGTCATTGTCACCAGTGATCATTCACATTCAATGTCTTTTAATGGCTATGCTGATCGTGAATCATCAATTCTTg GTATTGCAATGAAATcgaaatatgataaaattccATTTACAACATTGACATATGCAACTGgtggtattaataatttagcttatgaaataaatatagaaaataataaaagtcaaAGAATTGATCCATCAAAATCAGATACAACTGCATTTAATTATAGTCAACAAGCTGCAATCATAACAGATGAAGCACTtcatggtggtggtgatgtaCCAGTTTATGCTATTG GTCCATTTGGACACTTGTTGCACTCAACTCATGAACAAAATTATGTTGCTCATGTCATTGCTTATGCCTCAAAAATTGGACCATATGCCAACAGTGATACATCCAATTTTCATagctttaataaaaattttatactagttagtatattatttatttcaattataataaataaatatttttttacaaattttacttga